From Camelina sativa cultivar DH55 chromosome 5, Cs, whole genome shotgun sequence:
TGTAAGTTTTAGAAATTTACCCAATTCTTATATTAAATCTAGTTATTACATAAAATATCTTTGTTATATAGTCGTTTATAACGTACGTTGCGCCATATTGCCCAAGTCCAGTTTTCATTTCAATATCATCCACAAACGAAAAAACTGGAATAGTAGTGAAACACACAAGTTGGACATGACCATTCATTCaaatttcaatacaaaaaaccaaatcgaaCTGTAGTTTGTGGAATGTCGTTTAGtgaatttcattattttcacattaattctgatttttatttttagatatgtaaatcctgaatttttaaaaatttctgcAGTTCAGTTTAGATTGATGGTTTAAATTTAACTTTCAGGATTATAAAACTAGGAATTAAGATTTCAAGGTTTAATTTTGGACTGTTTTGATAATATCAATAGCGATATTGCACAATTCTCATTTTCTGTATCATCTAGAACGAACTactgaaataataaaaaagtaatgGATATGAAAGTTTCGGAAAAAGTTTTGCGTTTACTTTGACCTTGACTAGTCAACGTTTTTGGTTATCAATAGCATCCTCTGTTTAATCtacaacagaacaaaaaaacgCAACTATGTCTTCGTGCGCCACTTTCATCTTCCTTGTCCTTTTATCCATTCTCACTTGCTTCAGAGCTTCAGCGCAAAACCTTTCTCTGTTATACTATTTTTGTCCAAACACGACCACGTATTCAAGGAACAGCACTTACGACACCAACCTCAAAACAGTTTTGACTTCCTTCTCTTCCAGCAGCGCTTTATACTCCACCGGATTTCAAAACGCCACAGCGGGTCAAGCTCCCGACAGGGTCACCGGACTTTTCCTATGCCGCGGAGATGTCTCGTCAGAAGTTTGCCGTAACTGCGTCGCCTTTGCAGTCAACGAATCCTTAACTCGGTGTCCGAATCAGAGAGAGGCCGTGCTCTATTACGATGAGTGTATGCTCAGATACTCTCACCGGAATATTCTTTCGACCCTTAGAACCGATGGTGGATATACCTTGTCTAACCTCAATAATATTCCACATGACCAACAAGACAGGTTCAGAGAGTTGGTTTTGTCCACCTTGAACCAAGCAGCAACCAAAGCCGTGGATAGTTCCCGAAAATTCGACGCGAGAAAAGCCAAATTTACTGCGTTGCAGACTTTGTACGGACTTGTTCAGTGCACTCCTGATTTGACTAGACAAGATTGTTTGCGTTGTCTGCAAACGTCCATCAATCAGTTACCTACGGAAAGAATTGGGGCAAGACTTCTTTTGCCAAGCTGTGGTTCAAGATACGAGCTTTATCCGTTTTACAACGAATCCGCCGTTAGAACACAAACCACCACTTGATGTGACTACACAAAGCATCGATGAAAACTATTTAGATATCATATGCAATTAACCTCCACCGCTCATTTTATTACAATGTAGCAAATAATGTTATGCTTCTATATAAGTTTTAGGAGAAAACCCACGTTTCCACTTTTGTGATTTCATGTTTGTAGGAGTTAAACTCCAGTATAAATTGAAaagtaaataagaaataaatgcATATTGAGTTTTTCTAAAGAAAAGTGTTTTTGGGCATTTTcgtttgtatatatttaaatggtGCATTCATATGCAGTATCTAAATATGTATGACTAAATGGTGTTTAtttctgttttctgtttttttttttgcatctaaCTATTGCATTTAAATgcaattttctttgtttgtgaaTTTGTATTTGCATCTGGAAAACGTTTACCTATTTCCATTGCTCTATTATTTGGTTCTTCTCTACCCGATGTTGTTAAGTCTCATAACAATGTCTCAAAGCGGCCTTATTACCAAAGAGAGTTCAGGGAAGAAAGGGGTGGTCAGTTCACAGAGACTGACGATTTCAGTGCCACACTTTGAAAACATCGACCTAATCTAAGGTTACTGGAAATGAAGAAGTGTTTAGACTAAAGTGAAAAATTTTGGTTAAGTGTTTGGTGGAATAAGTGATTTTAGTTTCCCATTTACTGAAATTCTATCTTAGCATTTATCAAGTACTATTAGTATATAATAACCAAATTACAAACTCATTTTTAATAGTAGTTCACACAACCGTGCTATTAAAATGTGCTATCAAATAGACTTTTTGtagtatcatttttaaaaataaccaaCTTGAGGAATTTGATGGGAGAGGGCCGGAGGGGTAGTTTACAATTGGAGTGCAAATCCGAGCCTATTACTTTAAACCTAATAagttataaacaaataaaagtcaTTACAAAAGTGGAAAAGCATGGGGTGAAGTCAAACTGCAAACTCTAATCATAAGAAGTGAATGATACGCGGTCAAACAAGCTGCCAACACCCTGAAGTGAGCCAAACAACTTACTGAAAAGAGTAAGAAAATGTTTGCACTCTAAACAACCGAATCCACTAAggtaaaatatcaataattgcCAAATCACCGGAGTAAATGGAGacattaaatttgattttgagcTATAAAAACAAGATGAAGGACGAAGACATAACATTCTCTATACATACACAATCAATACAATTCTCTACtagaatatttttcttgtaCTTATATCATGATTCTTGTGAAAATGCTACAGAGTCATCAATGCTAAAAGCTGATTACTTTTCTCTCAATTCTTGTCTCATTTCTCTTGTCTCGTTTCTTGGTTCAAACTCTtagatattttccaaaaaaaataattttccttgtgtttttcTGATTTACGAATTTTGATAATTGTAGTTTCTACTACAATAATCACATTTAACGACCATATAAACTAGTGATCGATGCATCGTTAGTAGATACTGGAACAGACTTTCTCGTATCTGAATTAAGCGAGTCTTTGGGTCTAGTATGATCGAAAAATCCTGGTCGCTTGGGCAGTGGTGAAGTCATAGTTTTGGTAAAGTCATAGTGTTACTAGAGAGCATCATCAATATGGTTCAAAAGTTAGGATGGTTTACGGGATCTTTCTAAACACATAAAAGACCAAGATGGATGCATCGAACCACTTCACTCTTTCTGGCAGTTATATACGATAATTGGATCCATGAGGTCTAATGCTGTTCTGTAATCCCAAAGCCTACAAGCCTATAATATCAATCTATCAATTGCAACCATAGCTTAAGCATAAAACTGGACTTCTTTTAAACTTACATATGAGACCAAGTCATGTGAACCATCCGTCCCATGGAAGCTATTATTCCTCCTACCACTTATAATCTCAAGTACTAACACGGTAACACCCCAAAGCTAAAACATCAGACTAAATTGAGAGTTGGCCTCACATAGCATATTCGGGAGACATTTAACCGTTGGAATCCACaccaaaaaaattagtatgtgtgtgtgttggatCCCTCACTCGATGACTTTAGTTGTTGAAGTCGAGTCCGATCTCAAGTACAAGTGCTTAGGAAAGAATgtattttattaagatttttcgCATATCTTGAGAAAGGTTACAACAGTactatttatactaaaacatacaattaattcacacattaaatgtaaaaattctcCATGAATGCATGTAACGGTCGGATCTTCATAGTTGACGAATATCTCCCCAAGCCAAGAATCACGCTCCTCGATCTTGGATTCTCTATCTCCTTTCCGAACTCCCTCTATCTTCTCTGAGCCGAACCTGGTGAGCTCCAAACTCTCTTTCCTCCCAAACCGCTTATGACACGTGTCCAAAAGCTGACATGTGACCAACAACCTGGCCCTTGACCGGAGATCCGAACCCGCTGAGAGGTTTTGATGCCAACATTTGTACCTCAAGTCCTGCGAGCTGACAATCTTGGGGGACTTAAGTATTAAGTGTGGACGCAAAACTCACTTATTTGAATTCTTTAATTACATTATGTCCCTTCGATAGATCCTGAAAATCTCAGGATTGACACTTGTCGTTCCCTCGACGAaaatctttttctcttcctctgattctCAAGGCGGTTTTACCCTAAGTTAAAGAAAGAGACTTTGCCCTTTCCGCTTTGTCTTGGAATCaattttcaaaccgcaacaAAAGAATTTCCAACGAATTCGAATCAATCTCGCTTTCTTCTCATCTTTGAGAATCAATCATAACGAAATCTCCATCACCACCTAAAAATTGTGTTTGTGCAACTCTCCCCGAACCTCCTTCGGGTTATCATGTGCCTACTCACCGTTGCGGCTAAGGTAGGGTACACCCTGTGGATGATCGATCTACTGGAACTCTTTCAGATCCGATCCTGCAACCTTTCGGTCGGGATCTTTGCTTCTTATTCATATGCTAAACGGAGGATAATTTATGGGCTTCCCACCAA
This genomic window contains:
- the LOC104786583 gene encoding putative cysteine-rich receptor-like protein kinase 9, whose amino-acid sequence is MSSCATFIFLVLLSILTCFRASAQNLSLLYYFCPNTTTYSRNSTYDTNLKTVLTSFSSSSALYSTGFQNATAGQAPDRVTGLFLCRGDVSSEVCRNCVAFAVNESLTRCPNQREAVLYYDECMLRYSHRNILSTLRTDGGYTLSNLNNIPHDQQDRFRELVLSTLNQAATKAVDSSRKFDARKAKFTALQTLYGLVQCTPDLTRQDCLRCLQTSINQLPTERIGARLLLPSCGSRYELYPFYNESAVRTQTTT